A window of uncultured Methanobrevibacter sp. genomic DNA:
AATCCTACCATCAGGTGTTGCATAATGAATAACACATTTTTTAACCCTGTCTTCATCAAAGTTAAACGGATCCATGAAATGCATACATGAAATAAGCATTGCATCTTTGGAGAAGTCTCCTAAAGCGTCGTAATCTCCTCTTGCAAATACATTTATTAATATTTTTGTAATTTCCAATTCTTCAGGAGTTCTGCTAGTGTGAACCATTTTAGGAAGGTTTCCAGTCAAACCAGCTAAAACACGTTTTCTGGAACCGAATCTGCCTGCTTTGAGTTTTTCATTATATTCCTTCAATTTGTTGAACAAATCATCTACATCTATGAAATCTGTAATCGGAATCAATTTGTCCTTGCCAGGCCCTTCTGTTTTTTCTCTAAATACATAGGTTGCAATTCCACAGTGCTGATGACAGTTTAATGTAACTTTAGCTGTATCTTCCTCATCCAAAAGAGATATGAATTCTGCAATTGGCTCAACGGAAGATGGTGGGTAAAATGATTCTGTTGGAACCTGACCGTCAGTAACTTCTTCAATAATGCTGACAAAGTCGGGAATGGTTATTCTTTGCTCTTCAACATGTTCCGAAGGTGTTCTGCCTGCAAATGAAACAGGCTGGAAATTGACACCATAAATGTTTTCACTGTGATCGAATGCGAATTTAATAATATCTCCAATCTGATGATCGTTGACTCCTTTAACCAATGTAGGTACAAGTACTACACCCAATCCAGCTTTTCTACAGTTTTCAATAGCGTCAAGCTTGAATGGAAGTAAATCTTTACCCCTATTATTAATGTATGGTTCTGGAGTTACACCATCAAAAGCAAGATAAACTGTGTTTAATCCAGCATCTTTTAATTCCTTTGCCAAACTTTCCTTTTTAGCTAATCTAATACCATTAGTTGCAATTTGAACGTGAGTAAAACCTTCTTCTTTTGCCATTTCAACAAGTTCAACAATGTCTTTTCTAACGGTCGGCTCTCCACCAGCATACTGAATAGCGGGACATGGATGAGGTTTTAAGCTTCTCAGATTCCTAAGCATTTGCCTAATTTCATCCTGTGTAGGTTCATATTTGTA
This region includes:
- the tes gene encoding tetraether lipid synthase Tes, with the protein product MKIKDTKSLCPECGKSLTAEVYDEDGKVFIKKTCDEHGEFINTYWGDDQLYNKMEEYTPSITKIENPSVPDEISCPNNCGLCSKHETSTVLGLIDVTNRCNLRCPVCFANAAAAGYKYEPTQDEIRQMLRNLRSLKPHPCPAIQYAGGEPTVRKDIVELVEMAKEEGFTHVQIATNGIRLAKKESLAKELKDAGLNTVYLAFDGVTPEPYINNRGKDLLPFKLDAIENCRKAGLGVVLVPTLVKGVNDHQIGDIIKFAFDHSENIYGVNFQPVSFAGRTPSEHVEEQRITIPDFVSIIEEVTDGQVPTESFYPPSSVEPIAEFISLLDEEDTAKVTLNCHQHCGIATYVFREKTEGPGKDKLIPITDFIDVDDLFNKLKEYNEKLKAGRFGSRKRVLAGLTGNLPKMVHTSRTPEELEITKILINVFARGDYDALGDFSKDAMLISCMHFMDPFNFDEDRVKKCVIHYATPDGRIIPFCTMNSMYRESIEKKFAQPLKSNK